From Prochlorococcus marinus XMU1419, a single genomic window includes:
- the larC gene encoding nickel pincer cofactor biosynthesis protein LarC, with amino-acid sequence MEDFYIECSPGISGDMLLGAFYDLGVPKKVIEKPLIDLGLKDLYHLEFKESKSCSIRGIKAKVENIEYSPIKRTWKSIKELILNGNLEEKLKQKIVEVFESLAVAEGNVHGIKPDDVHFHEIGAIDSLVDIIGVCAALNYLNPRKVYCNEPMLGRGFVQTEHGKLSVPPPAVIELIRQNNIEVLSSFDSIEGELSTPTGIALLSNLVDHLKPPSKYSINSYGVGIGNLQFVFPNLVRVYKISSIEYRSLNQQINPRFEEISIQEAWIDDQTPEDITNFVEKLRIEGAYDVSYQAINMKKNRIGFSIQVILPIDKREYFRQLWFNYSNTIGVRERTQSRWILLRRRGECSTTFGNVKVKQILKPDGSITMKPENDEVLRLEIEHKISTGEIRKIIQESSKKFKAFENWK; translated from the coding sequence ATGGAAGATTTTTATATTGAATGTTCTCCAGGCATCTCTGGAGATATGTTGCTAGGAGCTTTTTATGATTTAGGTGTACCTAAAAAAGTAATTGAAAAACCACTTATTGACCTTGGATTAAAGGATTTATATCATTTAGAGTTTAAAGAATCAAAAAGTTGTTCAATTCGAGGGATCAAGGCGAAGGTTGAAAATATTGAATATAGTCCTATCAAAAGAACTTGGAAAAGTATTAAAGAACTTATTTTAAATGGAAACTTAGAAGAAAAATTAAAGCAAAAAATTGTTGAAGTATTTGAATCTTTAGCGGTTGCAGAAGGAAACGTTCATGGTATCAAGCCTGATGATGTTCATTTTCATGAAATTGGAGCTATTGATTCATTAGTGGATATCATAGGAGTATGTGCTGCACTGAATTACTTAAACCCAAGGAAGGTTTATTGTAATGAACCTATGTTGGGGAGAGGTTTTGTTCAAACTGAACATGGAAAATTATCTGTACCACCTCCTGCTGTAATAGAGTTAATAAGACAAAACAATATTGAGGTTTTATCAAGCTTTGACTCAATAGAGGGTGAACTATCTACACCTACAGGCATTGCTTTACTCTCTAATTTAGTCGACCATCTGAAACCTCCTTCAAAATATTCTATTAACTCTTATGGAGTTGGTATTGGTAATTTACAATTTGTATTTCCTAATTTAGTTAGGGTTTATAAAATATCTTCAATTGAGTATCGTTCTTTAAATCAACAAATTAATCCAAGGTTTGAAGAGATATCTATTCAAGAAGCATGGATTGATGATCAAACACCTGAAGATATAACTAATTTTGTAGAGAAACTGAGAATTGAGGGAGCATACGACGTTTCTTATCAAGCTATCAATATGAAAAAAAATAGAATTGGATTTTCTATTCAAGTAATCTTGCCAATAGATAAAAGAGAGTACTTTAGGCAATTATGGTTTAATTATTCCAATACTATTGGAGTTCGTGAAAGAACTCAATCAAGGTGGATATTACTTAGAAGGAGGGGAGAATGTTCAACAACTTTTGGGAATGTAAAGGTTAAACAGATTTTGAAACCAGATGGATCAATAACTATGAAACCAGAAAATGACGAAGTTTTGAGATTAGAAATAGAGCATAAAATATCAACTGGAGAAATAAGAAAAATAATACAAGAGTCAAGTAAAAAATTTAAAGCATTTGAAAACTGGAAATGA
- the xth gene encoding exodeoxyribonuclease III has product MLIATWNVNSIRTRLSQIIDWINQVNPDILCLQETKVIDDSFPFEPFENLGYSVEVYGQKSYNGVAIISKIKGDNVQKGFYGSIGDSDQNSEIFQDQKRLISADINGIKIVNVYVPNGSSLESDKFEYKISWLSCLASFLDEQEKKGALICLVGDFNVAPSKLDIHDPKKYEGGIMASEIERNALDNVLKERLIDSFRIFEKNTGHWSWWDYRNNAYELNKGWRIDHIFISQELSSKLKSCVIDCSPRGNLRPSDHAPVMIDLNLNDINVDFFEDEDDFFEI; this is encoded by the coding sequence TTGTTAATAGCAACTTGGAATGTTAACTCTATTAGAACTAGACTCTCTCAAATTATAGATTGGATTAATCAAGTCAATCCAGATATTCTATGTTTGCAGGAAACAAAAGTAATTGATGATAGTTTCCCATTTGAACCTTTTGAAAATTTAGGATACTCAGTGGAGGTTTACGGACAAAAATCATACAATGGTGTTGCAATTATTTCAAAAATAAAGGGGGACAATGTTCAAAAAGGATTTTATGGTTCTATCGGTGACTCTGATCAAAATTCAGAAATTTTCCAAGATCAGAAAAGATTAATTTCTGCTGACATTAATGGTATTAAGATTGTAAATGTCTATGTTCCAAATGGATCTTCACTTGAATCTGATAAATTTGAATATAAGATTAGTTGGTTAAGTTGTTTAGCTTCATTTTTAGATGAGCAAGAAAAAAAAGGGGCATTAATATGCCTTGTAGGTGATTTTAATGTTGCTCCATCTAAATTAGATATTCATGATCCAAAGAAATATGAAGGAGGAATAATGGCATCCGAGATTGAAAGAAATGCGCTTGATAATGTTCTGAAAGAAAGATTAATAGATTCTTTCAGAATATTTGAAAAAAATACTGGCCATTGGAGTTGGTGGGATTACCGTAACAACGCATATGAATTAAATAAAGGTTGGAGAATAGACCATATATTCATCAGTCAAGAACTGTCATCAAAACTTAAAAGTTGTGTCATAGACTGTTCACCTAGGGGGAATTTACGTCCAAGTGATCATGCCCCAGTAATGATAGATCTTAATTTGAACGACATAAATGTAGATTTTTTTGAGGACGAGGATGATTTTTTCGAAATATAA